A single genomic interval of Rhododendron vialii isolate Sample 1 chromosome 3a, ASM3025357v1 harbors:
- the LOC131319759 gene encoding rust resistance kinase Lr10-like encodes MYNVWSVPYEVFDQTADLQLAWPQRVCGKCEAEGMFCGFMSNSTSDEFEFFKPPKKGELKRPLVITSVIVGSFWLLAILIAMYWFHRQKKIKREDHLKIERFLEDYKALKPARYSYADIKKITNQFKDKVGQGGYGTVYRGQLSNNVHVAVKILNNTKGNGEEFINEVGIIGTIHHVNVVRLVGYCADGFRRALIYEFLPNDSLEKFAISDHDKHLLDWKKLLEIAMGIAKGIEYLHQGCDQQILHFDIKPHNILLDENLNPKITDFGLAKLCSKEQSVVSMTTARGTIGYIAPEVFSRNFGNVSYKSDIYSFRMLLLEMVGGNKNFDVMVNRTNQIYFPEWIYNLLDSGEEPRIRIQDEGDAKIAKKLAIVGLWCIQWYLVDRPSMHVVIQMLEGDGDTLIKPPNPFVSATPPKVTGQASRRPLNDELETLVECE; translated from the exons ATGTATAATGTTTGGTCGGTTCCCTATGAGGTTTTTGATCAAACAGCTGATCTGCAGTTGGCATGGCCCCAACGGGTTTGTGGGAAATGTGAGGCTGAAGGAATGTTTTGTGGGTTTATGAGTAACAGCACTAGTGATGAATTTGAATTCTTCAAACCACCTAAAAAAG GTGAATTGAAAAGGCCGCTAGTTATTACAAGTGTGATTGTAGGCTCATTTTGGCTTCTTGCAATCCTCATCGCAATGTATTGGTTCCatagacaaaagaaaataaagagagaggaCCATCTAAAGATTGAGAGGTTCTTGGAGGATTATAAAGCTTTGAAGCCGGCAAGATACTCTTATGCCGATATCAAGAAAATTACAAATCAATTTAAGGACAAAGTAGGCCAAGGAGGCTATGGAACAGTTTATAGGGGACAACTTTCCAATAATGTTCACGTCGCGGTTAAGATACTCAATAATACTAAGGGAAATGGTGAAGAGTTCATTAACGAAGTGGGAATAATTGGTACAATCCACCACGTCAATGTGGTTCGCTTAGTTGGATATTGTGCTGATGGATTTAGAAGAGCTCTTATATACGAGTTCTTACCAAATGATTCCCTGGAAAAGTTTGCAATATCTGATCATGACAAGCATTTACTTGATTGGAAAAAGCTTCTAGAAATTGCTATGGGTATAGCTAAAGGTATTGAGTATCTTCACCAAGGGTGTGATCAACAAATCCTTCATTTCGACATTAAACCACATAACATTTTGTTGGACGAGAACTTGAATCCAAAGATAACGGATTTTGGTCTAGCAAAGTTGTGTTCAAAGGAACAAAGTGTTGTATCCATGACTACTGCTCGCGGTACCATTGGCTATATTGCACCGGAAGTGTTCTCAAGGAACTTCGGGAATGTATCATACAAATCAGATATTTATAGTTTTAGAATGTTATTACTTGAAATGGTAGGAGGGAATAAGAATTTTGATGTTATGGTCAATAGAACCAACCAAATTTACTTTCCTGAATGGATTTACAATCTTTTGGATAGCGGAGAAGAGCCAAGAATCCGTATTCAAGATGAAGGAGATGCCAAGATTGCAAAGAAGTTAGCAATTGTGGGACTTTGGTGCATTCAATGGTATCTAGTTGATAGGCCTTCAATGCATGTTGTGATTCAAATGCTGGAAGGAGATGGAGACACTCTAATCAAGCCTCCCAATCCATTTGTCTCCGCAACTCCACCAAAGGTCACAGGACAAGCAAGCAGAAGGCCTCTTAACGACGAGTTGGAAACTCTTGTTGAGTGTGAGTGA
- the LOC131319780 gene encoding rust resistance kinase Lr10-like, protein MTNGFRDKLGEGGYGSVYKGKVQSGPLVVVKMLSKPKANKQEFINEVGTIGRIHHVNVVQLIRNCAERSKRALVYDFMPNGSLEKYIFSQEGKLFLRCKQMFNISLGVARGLGYLHQGCDMQILHFDIKLHNILLDDTFTPKVSDFGLAKLYPTVDSIVTVTTARGTLGYMAPELFYKSIGGVSYKFDVYSFGMLLMEMAGKRRN, encoded by the coding sequence ATGACCAATGGTTTTAGGGACAAGTTGGGGGAAGGAGGATATGGCTCTGTATACAAAGGAAAGGTTCAAAGTGGCCCTCTAGTAGTAGTTAAAATGTTAAGCAAGCCTAAAGCTAATAAGCAAGAATTCATTAACGAAGTTGGTACCATCGGAAGGATTCATCATGTCAATGTTGTTCAGCTAATTAGAAATTGTGCCGAGAGATCTAAGCGTGCTCTTGTGTATGACTTCATGCCTAATGGGTCCCTTGAGAAGTACATCTTTTCTCAAGAAGGAAAATTGTTTCTACGTTGTAAGCAAATGTTTAACATTTCTCTTGGAGTGGCTCGTGGCCTTGGATATTTGCATCAGGGTTGTGATATGCAGATCCTGCATTTTGATATAAAGCTTCATAACATTCTTCTTGATGACACTTTCACTCCAAAAGTTTCCGATTTTGGGCTTGCAAAATTGTATCCAACAGTTGATAGCATTGTGACAGTGACTACAGCAAGAGGCACCTTGGGCTACATGGCTCCGGAGTTGTTCTACAAAAGCATCGGGGGTGTTTCCTATAAATTTGACGTTTATAGTTTTGGAATGTTGTTGATGGAAATGGCAGGCAAGAGAAGAAATTGA